The DNA window CACCTTGACGGCTTATGCTCTGCAAAAAATAATGAATAAACTTCATTTACTTCATCCCACATATCTATGTCTGAGAGGTATATCCGGCACTGTACAACGTTTTCTTTAGTCAATCCGGCTTCATGCAACACCCTCTCCATGTTGGCAAGCGCAAGTGCCGCATGTTCGCGGGCCCCTCCGGAGACGACCTCACCTGTATCCGGATCCCTTGACAGCTGTCCCGAGATATAGAGCATGCCGTTCGACAATATCCCGGGGCTGTAATGCCCTTTATTCTCTTTTTTGTATTCAGGAACGATCTTTTTCATCGCTTTACCCTCCCTATCGATCAACAGCCGTCAACTATGCAAGCTGTCCGCTTCTATCAAAATTACGATTTTTATCATTTACAATAATATTATAAACGGGAAAGGGCAGGGATGAGAACATCCTGATATCTCAGCCGTATTCGGGATGAATATCTGCCGTTTCTAATGCCGAGCCGAAATAAAAATTATTAAAAATTAGTAATGACAAGGTGACTTTACCAAATTATAATGTCATTGTCTTGATATTTTGGGGAGGTGTTCTTTTATGAAAAAAACTGTTTTGTTTTTCTTTCTTTCTCTATTCCTATTCCTTTTAGTCTCACCCGGTCCGGTATATGCGGGGAGCCCCGAGTATGACCAGGCTTACGCGGTCTATCAGAATCAGGGAGCTGCCGCTGCCGCCCCGCTCTTTAAAAAAATCGTCGAAAACACGCCTGATCCCGATGCAATGTGGATGCTCGGCTATATTTACAAAAACCAGGCAAACTTCGATACCATGTAC is part of the Synergistetes bacterium HGW-Synergistetes-1 genome and encodes:
- a CDS encoding enamine deaminase RidA gives rise to the protein MKKIVPEYKKENKGHYSPGILSNGMLYISGQLSRDPDTGEVVSGGAREHAALALANMERVLHEAGLTKENVVQCRIYLSDIDMWDEVNEVYSLFFAEHKPSRCVVPCGKLHFGCLVEIEAVAEVPR